A single region of the Idiomarinaceae bacterium HL-53 genome encodes:
- a CDS encoding paraquat-inducible protein A, translated as MSSRRWRACPECDWVSALPVLKPGESAYCPRCQRELVHRHDAPAQRVLSNASAALVMLLLTLPFPFLSFQMSGIEHEIVLSDAAFAMFDNDWPILALLIALSIIVLPGLFLASMVWLYGSVAMRVQLPGVLFLARMLSGLKPWLMTDVFLIGVLVSLAKLSGMAEIGIGWSFIAFCFYVILLTKTVNLVDADWLWFALKNEPAPPAGARVGMTAHEQGLIGCDCCGVLNQADAKQCIRCHSHIATPTPLRTQATWALLVAAAVLYVPANIYPMMYTDTIGGRVYSTILGGVLQMIEMGSYFIAFVIFFASFVVPVAKLLILGYLCYLSAKPEALATERRMRWYRMTEVIGRWSMIDVFVVAIMVALIQGGVLLSIYPGAAAVAFAGVVILTMIAAMVFDPRLLWQPQIKMEQQRVN; from the coding sequence ATGAGCTCTCGGCGCTGGCGCGCGTGCCCAGAATGCGATTGGGTGAGTGCATTACCGGTATTAAAACCCGGTGAGTCGGCTTATTGCCCTCGTTGCCAGCGAGAATTGGTGCATCGCCATGATGCACCGGCGCAACGGGTCCTTTCAAATGCCAGTGCGGCGCTGGTCATGTTGTTGCTCACCCTTCCTTTTCCCTTTCTGAGCTTTCAGATGAGCGGCATTGAGCATGAAATTGTGTTAAGCGACGCAGCATTTGCGATGTTCGATAACGACTGGCCGATACTGGCATTGCTCATTGCGCTTTCAATTATTGTATTACCGGGCTTGTTTTTGGCGTCCATGGTTTGGTTATATGGCTCGGTTGCAATGCGCGTGCAGCTCCCGGGGGTATTATTTCTGGCACGCATGCTCTCAGGGCTAAAACCATGGTTAATGACCGATGTATTTTTAATTGGTGTCTTGGTAAGTCTTGCAAAGCTCTCAGGCATGGCAGAGATTGGTATCGGTTGGTCGTTCATCGCGTTTTGTTTTTATGTCATTTTACTTACAAAAACAGTGAACCTGGTGGACGCTGATTGGCTCTGGTTTGCATTAAAAAACGAACCGGCACCGCCGGCCGGCGCCCGAGTTGGCATGACCGCGCATGAACAAGGGCTGATTGGTTGTGATTGTTGCGGCGTATTAAATCAAGCAGATGCTAAACAGTGTATTCGCTGCCATAGTCACATTGCCACACCTACGCCATTGCGCACCCAAGCGACTTGGGCGCTGCTAGTCGCGGCTGCGGTGCTTTATGTGCCGGCAAATATCTACCCAATGATGTACACCGACACGATAGGAGGACGCGTTTACTCCACGATTTTAGGAGGTGTGCTTCAGATGATCGAGATGGGAAGTTACTTCATTGCTTTTGTGATATTTTTTGCTAGTTTTGTTGTACCTGTAGCGAAGTTATTGATTTTAGGATATTTGTGCTATTTATCAGCGAAGCCGGAGGCACTGGCGACCGAGCGACGTATGCGATGGTATCGAATGACGGAAGTCATTGGCCGGTGGTCTATGATCGATGTATTCGTGGTTGCCATTATGGTTGCGCTGATTCAAGGGGGAGTACTCTTGAGTATCTACCCAGGTGCTGCCGCGGTGGCATTTGCAGGCGTCGTAATACTGACCATGATTGCAGCTATGGTGTTTGATCCACGGCTATTATGGCAGCCGCAAATAAAAATGGAGCAACAACGTGTCAACTGA
- a CDS encoding ATP-dependent DNA helicase Rep, translating into MQLNSQQQEAVEFTSGPLLVLAGAGSGKTRVITEKIAHLITRCNYQPRHIAAVTFTNKAAREMRERIGQRLGRQSTRGLRVSTFHTLGLDIIRKEAAHLGFKPGFSLFDDQDTYSLLNALTENTLQGDKSLIQKVQYQIGQWKNAMLLPAHVKIENDPDLQFALDIYEAYQRHLKAYNALDFDDLILLPTLLLKGNETVLKKWQQRIQYLLVDEYQDTNTSQYQLVRLLVGSRARYTVVGDDDQSIYSWRGAQPQNLALLQRDFPELRVIKLEQNYRSVGRVLKAANILIENNPHVFEKKLFSQMEYGEPLKVIFGRNEEHEAERVIAEIVRERFMQQTRYGEYAILYRGNHQSRLFEKALMANRIPYKITGGQSFFARAEIKDMMAYLRLVVNGDDDNALLRIINVPRRGIGPQTLERIGQLAHQENISLFEACQHAGLKTMLNSHSYQDVQAFVDIILNASRAASGDAKYAIEAVQQLVHQSGYEEWLYETSPSPSAAEMRVKNINELYRWVVNMLEGDAEHEAMTLDQVVSRLMLRDILSRQDEEDESDQVQLMTLHASKGLEFPYVFMVGMEEGLLPHQTSIDNDDIEEERRLAYVGITRAQQKLTFTMAKERRQFGEITRPEPSRFLMELPQDDIHWEDQQRKLPEDERKKRSKASAARILAMLEGNDESKD; encoded by the coding sequence ATGCAACTTAATTCTCAGCAGCAAGAAGCAGTTGAATTCACCTCCGGGCCCCTGCTCGTACTGGCCGGTGCAGGCAGCGGTAAAACACGTGTAATCACCGAGAAAATAGCGCATTTAATTACGCGTTGTAACTACCAGCCGCGGCATATTGCAGCTGTTACCTTTACCAATAAAGCCGCACGAGAAATGCGCGAGCGTATTGGTCAGCGGCTAGGACGTCAGAGCACGCGAGGACTTCGCGTTTCTACATTTCACACCTTGGGCCTTGATATTATCCGTAAGGAAGCAGCCCACCTCGGTTTCAAACCCGGTTTCTCCCTCTTTGACGATCAAGACACTTACAGCTTACTCAATGCGCTCACTGAAAATACCCTTCAAGGCGATAAGAGCCTCATTCAAAAAGTGCAATACCAAATTGGGCAATGGAAAAACGCGATGCTGCTGCCCGCACATGTCAAGATAGAAAACGACCCTGATTTGCAGTTTGCACTGGATATCTATGAAGCCTATCAGCGACACTTAAAAGCATACAATGCACTCGATTTTGATGATCTCATTCTATTACCTACGCTTTTGTTAAAAGGTAACGAAACAGTTCTCAAGAAATGGCAACAACGTATTCAATACCTACTCGTAGATGAGTATCAAGATACGAACACCAGTCAGTATCAGTTAGTTCGACTTCTTGTGGGAAGTCGCGCTCGCTATACGGTGGTTGGCGATGACGACCAAAGTATCTACTCTTGGCGAGGGGCTCAACCACAAAACTTGGCACTACTGCAACGAGACTTTCCGGAGCTGCGGGTGATTAAACTCGAACAAAACTATCGCTCGGTAGGCAGGGTTTTGAAAGCTGCGAACATATTAATTGAAAATAACCCACATGTTTTTGAGAAAAAGCTCTTTTCCCAAATGGAATATGGCGAGCCGCTGAAAGTGATTTTTGGTCGCAATGAGGAGCATGAGGCCGAACGAGTCATCGCGGAAATCGTTCGTGAACGCTTCATGCAACAAACACGTTACGGTGAGTATGCCATTCTCTACCGAGGCAACCACCAGTCTCGACTCTTTGAGAAAGCACTGATGGCGAACCGGATCCCCTATAAGATCACCGGAGGACAATCGTTTTTCGCGCGGGCAGAAATCAAAGATATGATGGCTTATTTGCGCCTTGTAGTGAATGGCGATGATGATAATGCGCTACTACGTATTATTAATGTTCCGCGCCGAGGTATCGGCCCTCAAACACTTGAAAGAATAGGTCAGCTCGCGCATCAGGAAAATATCAGTTTGTTTGAGGCCTGCCAGCATGCCGGGCTGAAAACTATGTTGAACAGCCATAGCTATCAAGATGTGCAAGCATTTGTAGATATTATCCTAAACGCTTCGAGAGCCGCTTCAGGTGATGCGAAGTACGCGATTGAGGCAGTACAGCAGCTCGTTCACCAATCAGGTTATGAAGAGTGGCTCTATGAAACGAGTCCAAGCCCGAGCGCCGCAGAAATGCGCGTAAAGAACATTAATGAACTCTATCGTTGGGTTGTCAACATGTTGGAAGGCGATGCTGAACATGAGGCCATGACACTAGATCAGGTGGTATCACGCCTTATGCTAAGAGATATACTCAGCCGCCAAGACGAAGAGGACGAGAGTGACCAAGTACAATTAATGACCTTGCATGCCTCGAAAGGGCTCGAATTTCCCTACGTGTTTATGGTTGGAATGGAAGAAGGCTTGTTGCCTCACCAAACCAGTATCGACAACGACGATATTGAGGAAGAAAGGCGCCTTGCATACGTAGGAATTACGCGTGCTCAACAGAAGTTAACGTTTACAATGGCCAAAGAACGACGCCAATTCGGTGAAATCACTCGACCTGAGCCGAGTCGCTTTTTAATGGAGCTCCCTCAGGACGACATTCATTGGGAAGACCAACAAAGGAAATTACCGGAAGATGAGCGCAAGAAGCGCAGTAAGGCGAGTGCCGCGAGAATTTTGGCCATGCTAGAAGGAAACGATGAGAGTAAAGATTAG
- a CDS encoding diguanylate cyclase/phosphodiesterase with GAF sensor has translation MTKTAKTPIERVDAAEKIKRLEKVVERLKALTEKYRQAEVVQQALFRISELASSAQSMDQLYASVHKIVGQLMEARNFYICLYNEDRTTFSFPYFADEYDSVEFVAEVPVEALMRGMTGYILRSGEPILCTREDIEALNESGDVKTMGSLPVDWMGAPLILGDEVIGAMVVQSYVDEVRYQHEDLELLTFVSQHVATALERFRQREWMEKEIEHQTSELRFANESLLKEVTEREKAELQTSVLYAISELTNTAEDMRSFYSDLHVQIDKLLNADNFYVALLTENGQQVYFPYYVDESGYEARQRRLQKGLTEYVLRTGRPAFVNAQKREELVRRGEVVKASDHGKLAHEWLGSPLTMDGEVFGVLAVQTYSEDHRYARDDLELLNFVSQHVAVAIERRRSAEKLARANVFLEKRIAERTEELVEEIERRKKIEARLYHDAHHDNLTGLPNRAMFTDRVKQALATQKRRTKEYFAILFVDLDRFKNINDTLGHSAGDKFLLEVSERLGSAIREHDLLARLGGDEFVILLDRVVHLDDVKDVAARIIETMREPFVLESQEHFSGASIGIATYRDGNDTVERLLRDADAAMYEAKSMGRGRYVVFDETIRSGLVAAINQETALRHAQVDEDFVLWYQPIQDIETRTVAGYELLLRWRKGDELVQPEDFLGLAERSGAILDIDVWMLNQACQLLGQREASGQQTAPVHINLSIQHLLRNRHVQRLIHTVNEAKVNPTALMLEFDEASLQNEDPRRIVASLRRLKEHGFQLALDDFGKGSGPLQFIYNFPFDIVKLDHRFVAQVGKKERAQAMVRHVVTLCEELGIRLTAEGIESKAQLKQLTDLGVHFGQGHYLGSPQEAQSDKSEINFVACA, from the coding sequence GTGACGAAGACAGCAAAGACACCGATCGAGCGGGTTGATGCGGCCGAAAAAATAAAGCGACTAGAAAAGGTTGTTGAAAGGCTAAAAGCGTTAACCGAGAAGTATAGGCAGGCTGAAGTTGTTCAGCAGGCACTTTTTCGTATTTCTGAATTGGCTTCGTCGGCCCAAAGCATGGACCAGCTCTATGCCTCTGTTCACAAAATTGTCGGGCAACTTATGGAAGCCCGCAATTTCTATATTTGCCTCTATAACGAAGATCGTACAACCTTCAGTTTTCCCTACTTTGCAGACGAATACGATAGCGTAGAGTTTGTTGCAGAAGTGCCAGTTGAAGCCCTGATGCGAGGTATGACAGGTTATATCCTTCGTTCAGGGGAGCCTATTTTATGTACCCGAGAAGATATAGAAGCGCTCAATGAAAGTGGTGATGTGAAAACAATGGGCTCATTACCCGTCGACTGGATGGGCGCCCCACTTATTCTCGGCGATGAAGTGATTGGCGCGATGGTGGTACAAAGTTATGTAGATGAAGTCCGCTATCAGCATGAAGACCTCGAGTTATTAACCTTCGTTTCCCAACACGTGGCTACAGCCCTTGAGCGTTTTCGCCAGCGTGAGTGGATGGAAAAGGAAATCGAACATCAAACTTCTGAATTGCGCTTCGCCAATGAGAGTTTGTTAAAAGAGGTAACAGAGCGCGAGAAAGCTGAATTACAAACCAGTGTGCTCTACGCTATTTCCGAACTGACCAATACCGCGGAAGATATGCGCAGCTTTTACAGCGACTTACACGTGCAAATAGATAAGCTTTTAAATGCCGATAACTTCTACGTGGCGTTGCTCACCGAGAATGGTCAGCAGGTATACTTTCCGTATTATGTAGATGAAAGTGGCTATGAGGCGCGGCAACGGCGTTTACAAAAGGGCCTTACTGAATACGTATTACGCACGGGGCGACCGGCTTTCGTGAATGCTCAGAAACGAGAAGAGTTAGTGCGTCGGGGTGAAGTCGTAAAAGCAAGTGATCACGGTAAGCTTGCACATGAGTGGTTAGGCTCTCCATTGACAATGGACGGAGAAGTGTTCGGTGTATTAGCCGTGCAGACCTACAGTGAAGATCACCGCTATGCCAGAGATGATTTGGAGCTGTTGAATTTCGTATCCCAACACGTCGCGGTTGCCATTGAGCGACGCCGTTCGGCTGAGAAGCTCGCGCGAGCCAATGTATTCTTGGAAAAACGAATTGCTGAGAGAACCGAGGAACTCGTTGAAGAGATTGAGCGCCGTAAGAAAATCGAAGCACGCTTATATCACGATGCGCACCACGATAACCTCACGGGTTTACCCAATCGGGCGATGTTTACTGACCGTGTGAAGCAAGCGTTAGCAACGCAGAAACGCCGTACAAAAGAATATTTTGCAATTTTATTCGTCGATTTGGACCGGTTCAAAAACATCAACGATACACTCGGGCATTCCGCCGGCGATAAATTCCTTCTTGAAGTGAGTGAACGTCTCGGCAGTGCAATTCGTGAGCACGATTTACTCGCTCGTTTGGGTGGCGATGAGTTCGTAATTTTACTTGATCGTGTTGTGCATTTAGATGACGTAAAAGACGTGGCAGCACGTATTATAGAAACCATGCGTGAACCATTTGTACTAGAAAGCCAAGAGCATTTTTCTGGTGCCAGTATTGGTATTGCCACATATCGAGATGGGAACGATACCGTCGAGCGTTTGTTGCGTGATGCCGATGCGGCTATGTACGAAGCAAAAAGCATGGGGCGTGGCCGCTACGTGGTATTCGACGAGACAATTCGAAGTGGTTTGGTTGCCGCAATTAATCAAGAAACTGCGTTACGCCATGCGCAGGTGGACGAAGACTTTGTACTTTGGTATCAACCAATACAGGATATTGAAACTCGCACCGTGGCTGGATATGAATTACTACTGCGCTGGAGAAAAGGCGATGAACTTGTGCAGCCAGAGGACTTCCTTGGGCTTGCTGAACGCTCGGGCGCCATTTTAGATATCGACGTATGGATGCTCAATCAAGCCTGTCAATTATTAGGGCAGCGTGAAGCCTCGGGGCAGCAAACTGCGCCAGTACACATTAATTTATCGATCCAGCATTTATTGCGTAACCGCCATGTTCAACGTCTTATTCATACAGTGAACGAGGCTAAAGTGAATCCAACGGCGTTGATGTTGGAATTCGATGAAGCGTCTTTGCAAAACGAGGACCCACGTCGAATTGTAGCAAGCTTAAGACGATTGAAAGAGCATGGCTTCCAGTTAGCCTTGGACGATTTTGGCAAAGGCTCAGGGCCGTTACAGTTTATTTATAACTTCCCGTTCGACATCGTGAAGCTCGATCATCGGTTTGTTGCGCAGGTTGGGAAGAAAGAGCGGGCGCAGGCCATGGTGCGACATGTTGTAACGCTTTGTGAAGAACTCGGAATTCGATTAACCGCAGAAGGCATTGAGAGTAAAGCGCAGCTTAAGCAATTGACCGATCTCGGTGTACACTTTGGCCAAGGCCATTACTTGGGCTCGCCGCAAGAAGCTCAATCTGATAAATCCGAGATTAATTTCGTCGCTTGCGCCTAA
- a CDS encoding Cytochrome c5 has translation MKVLAQMKWKHILAVIAGVAVAGSVWAAGEDMSREAIIERIKPVAKVRLAGDEAQASNESSGESQGARSGEQVYNQACAACHASGVLDAPKKGDAGDWEERIAQGMDVLLEHSIDGFNAMPPRGTCTNCSDEEIQAAIEYMIEGI, from the coding sequence GTGAAAGTATTAGCGCAAATGAAGTGGAAACATATTTTAGCAGTAATCGCAGGTGTTGCGGTTGCAGGGAGTGTTTGGGCTGCGGGTGAAGATATGAGCCGTGAGGCCATTATCGAGCGCATCAAGCCGGTGGCAAAGGTTCGATTAGCAGGTGACGAAGCCCAAGCGTCTAATGAAAGTTCTGGCGAATCACAAGGTGCGCGTTCAGGCGAGCAAGTATATAACCAAGCATGTGCGGCTTGTCACGCAAGCGGCGTACTTGATGCACCAAAGAAAGGCGACGCAGGTGATTGGGAAGAGCGCATTGCACAGGGCATGGATGTGTTACTTGAGCACTCAATAGACGGCTTTAACGCAATGCCACCTCGCGGTACGTGTACGAATTGTTCAGACGAGGAAATACAAGCTGCAATCGAATACATGATTGAAGGTATCTAA
- a CDS encoding DNA polymerase-4 produces MSESDESTAIRKIALLDLDAFFAAVEVTKNPALKSIPFAVGGGGERGVVATCNYEARKFGVRSAMSGFKARQLCPHLTFVKPDMASYKAMSKKVLALLTGYTDIIEPASIDEFYLDLTHVTTHRGSATLIMEEIRAELRKLGITGSAGISNQKMVAKIASDENKPDGQFVVPPEQVVEFIAQLSLARIPGVGPKSQERLANAGFRYGRDVQQASMEAIQQLLGERSGFILHQRCLGHDPRAVAVTRTRKQISVEDTLVKDFTQLKQAEQFLERHLLASLRKRLPNGPWQATRIRNQTVKLKFHDFQQTTVSRSANKVSPSLFYQLLKEAWTRANHRRVRLIGIGVTLPDPDEDRQMELDLE; encoded by the coding sequence TTGAGTGAATCTGACGAAAGCACCGCCATAAGAAAAATTGCATTACTCGATCTAGATGCATTTTTCGCAGCGGTAGAAGTGACTAAAAATCCCGCGCTAAAAAGCATTCCTTTTGCTGTGGGTGGCGGTGGTGAACGTGGCGTAGTGGCTACCTGCAACTACGAAGCTCGCAAATTTGGTGTACGAAGCGCCATGTCAGGATTCAAAGCTCGCCAACTCTGTCCACATCTCACCTTTGTTAAGCCCGACATGGCAAGCTATAAAGCCATGTCAAAAAAAGTACTAGCATTGTTAACTGGCTATACCGACATTATCGAGCCTGCGTCCATAGACGAGTTTTATTTAGATTTAACGCATGTAACCACACATCGGGGTTCTGCAACCCTCATTATGGAAGAAATCAGAGCGGAACTTCGTAAACTAGGAATTACAGGCTCCGCAGGCATTTCGAATCAAAAAATGGTCGCTAAGATTGCCTCGGACGAGAACAAGCCCGATGGACAATTTGTGGTTCCCCCTGAGCAAGTGGTCGAATTCATTGCGCAACTCTCGCTGGCTCGCATACCTGGTGTTGGCCCCAAAAGCCAAGAGCGACTCGCAAATGCGGGGTTCCGCTACGGCCGAGACGTTCAACAAGCCTCGATGGAAGCGATTCAGCAGCTACTTGGTGAACGTAGCGGATTTATTTTGCATCAACGTTGCCTTGGCCATGATCCGCGCGCAGTCGCCGTCACACGCACGCGTAAACAAATCAGTGTTGAAGACACGCTCGTAAAAGACTTCACACAACTCAAACAGGCGGAGCAGTTTCTTGAGCGACATTTGCTCGCGTCGTTACGCAAGCGACTTCCGAACGGACCGTGGCAAGCCACTCGAATTCGCAACCAAACAGTAAAGCTGAAATTTCACGACTTCCAACAAACAACCGTTTCACGAAGTGCAAATAAGGTGTCGCCTTCTCTTTTCTACCAACTGTTGAAAGAGGCATGGACAAGAGCAAACCATCGACGGGTTCGACTCATTGGTATCGGGGTGACACTGCCCGATCCCGATGAAGACCGGCAAATGGAACTCGATCTTGAATAA
- a CDS encoding Peptidase S46 — protein MTRVVIWFFTGCLSFLFTISGKSVNASEGLWLPTEQPELAENIPLQAVVRIGGCSGVLVSAEGLLMTNAHCIEDTLETSSTEENVIRNQGFLARERSAELPSAPGLFASITLAQTDVTEQMLAGVTEQMSPTQRHLSLTRNRNSLISACESEETLRCNVQTHQDGLHYLLVKEREFRDVRLVYVPPTSLALYGGDTANWQWPRYAADVAILRVYSAPNGAAADYADENIPFSPPQYAQVGDSHLTFFDSLRVAGFPGQTQRFRLAAEMQWVFTEQYPELLTYLHDFKARVEAQVEQSERAKLRFQPSLFTLKNQITFLEAQLEHYQEFGVQLHSESRQQRLLNWISSSEREPEYRNAWWMLQEQIEADRAWSSQALWWQFLRRLSLPGAALIVHRYAYEQTLPADIRSRGFQERDLPALEAQLETYAHRLWPEFEQEVMFYLMQRYRRLPETQRIPAIDQFFELSESTTDEQLKTRIAALYEAPGLLNDEVRAGWFSKSLVEVEASNDPWLQFATETANARLEIDQREIASRGRLAFARPKLLSAQQQLDLENGRRLAANANRTLRISEGIVLGYNPSADKDPNQYKLALTYLDVFRDHLREVNDQSVPDRFRGMLTRHNRQCFINQERESVPVNFISTADSTPGSSGSPTFDKDGRLIGLVFDLMEESTMSDWLYDRAHHRTIHLDIRYVLWILGYYEDADELLAELGFSHRGNAARPSCRLTALNLYQVEEMQ, from the coding sequence ATGACTCGAGTCGTGATTTGGTTTTTCACTGGGTGTCTATCTTTCTTGTTTACGATTTCCGGGAAGTCTGTTAACGCCTCAGAAGGGCTATGGTTACCGACTGAACAGCCCGAATTAGCCGAGAATATTCCACTGCAAGCGGTGGTCAGAATTGGTGGGTGTAGCGGTGTATTGGTCTCTGCGGAAGGGTTACTGATGACCAATGCTCATTGTATCGAAGACACCCTAGAAACGAGTAGTACAGAAGAAAATGTGATTCGCAACCAAGGATTCTTAGCGCGAGAGCGTTCAGCAGAATTGCCCTCGGCACCTGGTTTGTTTGCGTCGATTACGCTTGCTCAAACCGATGTAACTGAGCAGATGCTCGCAGGTGTGACTGAACAAATGTCCCCCACTCAAAGACATTTAAGTCTCACTCGAAATCGGAATAGCTTAATTAGCGCTTGTGAAAGTGAAGAAACACTGCGCTGTAATGTGCAAACGCATCAAGATGGTTTGCACTATTTACTCGTAAAAGAACGAGAGTTCCGCGACGTACGCCTAGTCTATGTGCCTCCTACATCGCTCGCTTTATATGGGGGGGATACTGCGAATTGGCAGTGGCCTCGCTACGCAGCCGACGTGGCAATTCTTAGGGTTTACAGCGCGCCGAACGGGGCGGCCGCCGATTATGCAGATGAGAACATTCCTTTCTCACCACCTCAGTATGCTCAGGTTGGCGACTCGCACCTTACCTTCTTTGACTCACTTCGCGTTGCTGGGTTTCCCGGCCAAACACAGCGGTTCCGGTTGGCAGCAGAAATGCAATGGGTATTTACTGAGCAATATCCTGAATTATTGACCTATTTGCACGACTTCAAGGCACGCGTAGAAGCGCAAGTTGAGCAGAGTGAACGCGCGAAACTTAGGTTTCAACCTTCACTGTTTACTTTGAAAAACCAAATTACTTTTCTTGAAGCACAACTTGAACACTATCAAGAGTTTGGTGTGCAGTTGCACAGCGAAAGCCGTCAACAGCGATTGCTGAATTGGATATCTAGCTCTGAGCGAGAACCTGAATATCGCAATGCATGGTGGATGTTACAAGAACAAATAGAGGCAGATCGCGCGTGGAGCTCGCAAGCCTTGTGGTGGCAATTTTTGCGTCGACTAAGCTTACCAGGTGCCGCATTAATCGTGCACCGTTATGCTTATGAACAAACGTTACCGGCAGACATTCGGAGTCGCGGTTTTCAGGAGCGAGATTTACCCGCACTTGAAGCGCAGCTCGAAACCTATGCGCACCGCTTGTGGCCTGAGTTTGAACAGGAAGTTATGTTTTACCTAATGCAGCGGTATCGGCGGCTTCCAGAAACTCAGCGCATTCCTGCAATAGATCAATTCTTTGAGTTATCTGAGAGTACTACCGATGAGCAACTCAAAACGAGAATTGCGGCGCTTTATGAGGCACCCGGGTTATTGAATGATGAAGTACGTGCAGGTTGGTTTTCTAAATCTCTAGTTGAAGTAGAAGCATCGAATGATCCATGGCTACAGTTTGCGACCGAGACAGCCAACGCGAGACTAGAAATTGATCAAAGAGAAATAGCTAGTCGCGGAAGGCTCGCATTTGCGAGGCCGAAGCTTCTCTCTGCGCAGCAGCAACTCGACTTAGAAAATGGTCGTCGGTTAGCCGCGAACGCAAACCGAACTTTACGCATTAGTGAAGGAATTGTTTTAGGTTACAATCCAAGTGCAGACAAAGACCCTAATCAATATAAGCTCGCGTTAACTTATCTTGATGTATTTCGAGACCATCTTCGCGAGGTCAATGATCAAAGTGTACCTGACCGTTTTAGAGGTATGCTGACGCGCCATAATCGTCAATGTTTTATAAATCAGGAACGTGAGTCGGTACCGGTTAACTTTATCAGTACGGCAGACAGTACGCCGGGAAGTTCTGGCTCGCCTACCTTCGATAAAGACGGTCGTTTAATCGGGTTGGTGTTTGATCTTATGGAAGAGTCAACCATGAGTGATTGGCTTTATGACCGTGCACATCACCGGACAATTCACCTCGATATACGCTATGTACTTTGGATTCTTGGCTACTATGAAGATGCCGATGAGTTATTGGCTGAACTCGGATTTAGTCATCGAGGTAATGCCGCGCGGCCCTCATGTCGTTTAACTGCGTTGAACCTCTATCAGGTCGAGGAAATGCAATAA
- a CDS encoding 5-(carboxyamino)imidazole ribonucleotide mutase has product MASVLILMGSQSDWPVMQHTAMMLRDLGVDWEARVVSAHRTPDLLQTTMAEAEQNGVKVIIAGAGGAAHLPGMLAAFTCLPVFGVPVPSKQLKGLDSLLSIVQMPKGVAVGTLAVGQAGAANAGLLAAQVLGLENAKIQAAVKEFRQQQREKVIHNSRLELDS; this is encoded by the coding sequence ATGGCATCCGTACTTATTTTAATGGGTTCTCAATCTGATTGGCCAGTCATGCAGCACACCGCCATGATGCTGCGCGATTTAGGTGTCGACTGGGAAGCTCGCGTTGTGTCTGCGCATAGAACCCCCGATTTATTGCAAACGACCATGGCAGAAGCTGAACAAAATGGCGTGAAAGTTATTATTGCAGGCGCGGGAGGTGCCGCTCACTTACCCGGTATGCTTGCTGCATTTACTTGTTTACCCGTTTTCGGTGTGCCCGTTCCTTCGAAGCAATTGAAAGGGTTAGACAGTCTGTTGTCTATTGTGCAAATGCCTAAAGGCGTTGCCGTCGGTACCCTCGCAGTAGGTCAAGCGGGCGCCGCAAATGCAGGACTGTTAGCAGCACAAGTATTAGGTCTCGAGAATGCAAAAATACAAGCTGCTGTAAAAGAATTTCGTCAGCAGCAACGTGAAAAGGTAATTCATAATAGTCGCTTGGAGCTTGATTCATGA